A stretch of Phragmites australis chromosome 12, lpPhrAust1.1, whole genome shotgun sequence DNA encodes these proteins:
- the LOC133887354 gene encoding ubiquitin-like protein 5 translates to MIEVVLNDRLGKKVRVKCNEDDTIGDLKKLVAAQTGTRPEKIRIQKWYNIYKDHITLKDYEIHDGMGLELYYN, encoded by the coding sequence atgatCGAGGTGGTGCTGAACGACCGGCTGGGGAAGAAGGTGCGGGTGAAGTGCAACGAGGACGACACCATCGGCGACCTCAAGAAGCTGGTGGCGGCGCAGACGGGGACCAGGCCCGAGAAGATCCGCATCCAGAAGTGGTACAACATCTACAAGGACCACATCACCCTCAAGGACTACGAGATCCACGACGGCATGGGACTCGAGCTCTACTACAACTAG
- the LOC133887256 gene encoding phospholipase A(1) DAD1, chloroplastic-like, with protein sequence MAASISGSRTCYPTSVVRARGSCGTIRCSFAPCSPASKHSTSLRIGTKWADLQGARVWDGLLSPLDGALRGELVRYGGFVRAAYASFDFDGRASSYGSCRFPSRSLLRRAGLPETGYQVTCLLHAASASAPGWLSSCSSSYIGFVAVCDNEDEIERLGRRDVVIAYRGTTTCSEWVDNFQSTLTRLPAAGPRSNDASEEEEPMVESGFWRLFTGPGEAHSSLQDQVRGEVQRIIREYGGKGMPPLSITVTGHSLGAALAVLTAYEITTAIVHQCGEDDAPMVTAVSFGCPRVGNAAFRRRLEESGGKVLRIVNSNDIVTKVPGFPVDDCSSRSSSSRDGGSAKRKPRVPRWLVTKMGWAYSDVGRELRLRSQDSAPNVVASHDLDLYLKLVAACTD encoded by the coding sequence ATGGCGGCGTCCATCTCTGGATCCCGCACCTGCTACCCTACTAGCGTCGTCCGTGCCCGTGGCAGCTGCGGCACCATCAGGTGCTCCTTCGCGCCCTGCTCGCCGGCGTCCAAGCACTCGACGTCCCTGCGGATCGGCACGAAGTGGGCGGACCTCCAGGGCGCCCGCGTCTGGGACGGCCTGCTGAGCCCGCTCGACGGCGCGCTCCGCGGGGAGCTCGTCCGGTATGGCGGGTTCGTGCGCGCGGCGTACGCCAGCTTCGACTTCGACGGCCGCGCATCGTCGTACGGATCCTGCCGGTTCCCGAGCCGCTCCCTGCTGCGCCGCGCCGGTCTCCCCGAGACCGGCTACCAGGTCACCTGCCTCCTCCACGCGGCGTCCGCCTCGGCGCCGGGCTGGCTGTCGTCGTGCAGCTCGAGCTACATTGGCTTCGTAGCGGTGTGCGACAACGAGGACGAGATCGAGCGGCTCGGCCGCCGCGACGTCGTGATCGCGTACCGCGGCACCACGACGTGCAGCGAGTGGGTCGACAACTTCCAGTCCACTCTGACCCGCTTGCCGGCAGCCGGACCGCGGTCCAATGACGccagcgaggaggaggagccgatgGTGGAGAGCGGGTTCTGGAGGCTCTTCACCGGACCAGGCGAAGCGCACAGCAGCCTGCAGGACCAGGTGCGCGGTGAGGTGCAGAGAATCATCCGCGAATACGGAGGCAAAGGCATGCCCCCGCTGAGCATCACGGTCACCGGCCACAGCCTCGGCGCCGCACTCGCGGTGCTCACCGCCTACGAGATCACGACAGCGATCGTGCATCAATGCGGCGAGGACGACGCGCCTATGGTCACCGCCGTGTCGTTCGGCTGCCCGCGCGTGGGCAACGCGGCGTTCCGGCGCAGGCTGGAGGAGAGCGGCGGCAAGGTGCTCCGCATCGTGAACTCGAACGACATCGTGACCAAGGTGCCGGGGTTCCCGGTTGACGActgcagcagcaggagcagcagcagccgagACGGCGGGTCGGCGAAGAGGAAGCCCAGGGTGCCGAGGTGGCTGGTCACCAAGATGGGGTGGGCGTACAGCGACGTGGGCCGCGAGCTGCGGCTCCGCAGTCAGGATTCGGCGCCCAACGTGGTGGCGTCGCATGACCTCGATTTGTACCTCAAGCTCGTGGCTGCCTGCACAGATTAG
- the LOC133886731 gene encoding meiotic recombination protein DMC1 homolog B-like isoform X2, whose product MAPSRHVDEGGQLQLVEADRIEEEEECFESIDKLISQGINAGDVKKLQDAGIYTCNGLMMHTKKSLTGIKGLSEAKVEKICEAAEKLLNQGFITGSDLLLKRKSVVRITTGSQVLDELLGGGIETLCITEAFGEFRSGKTQLAHTLCVSTQLPIHMHGGNGKVAYIDTEGTFRPERIVPIAERFGMDANAVLDNIIYARAYTYEHQYNLLLGLAAKMSEEPFRLLIVDSVIALFRVDFSGRGELAERQQKLAQMLSRLTKIAEEFNVAVYITNQGGGMFITDPKKPAGGHVLAHAATIRLMLRKGKGEQRVCKIFDAPNLPEGEAISFCFIHVYACLTDCFNLAGR is encoded by the exons ATGGCGCCGTCCAGGCACGTCGACGAAGGCGGCCAGCTCCAGCTCGTGGAGGCCGATAggatcgaggaggaggaggagtgctTTGAGTCCATCGACAAGC TGATCTCTCAAGGGATAAACGCAGGAGATGTGAAGAAGCTGCAGGATGCGGGGATCTACACTTGCAATGGCCTCATGATGCATACCAAGAAG AGCCTTACAGGAATCAAGGGTTTATCTGAAGCAAAGGTTGAGAAGATCTGCGAGGCAGCTGAAAAACTTCTG AACCAGGGTTTCATAACAGGAAGTGATCTCCTTCTTAAG CGGAAGTCTGTTGTCCGGATTACCACTGGGAGCCAGGTGCTTGACGAGCTGCTTGGCG gaGGGATTGAAACACTTTGCATCACAGAGGCATTTGGAGAGTTTCG GTCAGGGAAGACCCAATTGGCTCATACTCTATGTGTCTCCACTCAG CTTCCAATCCACATGCATGGGGGGAATGGGAAGGTTGCCTACATTGACACTGAGGGAACATT CCGGCCTGAACGCATTGTGCCAATTGCTGAGAGATTTGGGATGGATGCCAACGCTGTTCTTGACAAT ATCATATATGCTCGTGCATACACCTATGAGCACCAGTACAACTTGCTCCTGGGCCTTGCTGCCAAGATGTCTGAAGAACCTTTCAGGCTTCTG ATTGTGGATTCTGTGATTGCACTATTCCGTGTTGATTTCAGTGGCAGGGGTGAACTTGCAGAGCGTCAG CAAAAACTAGCACAGATGCTATCCCGCCTTACTAAGATTGCTGAGGAGTTCAATGTTGCAGTGTACATCACCAACCAAG GTGGTGGTATGTTCATAACTGATCCAAAGAAACCAGCAGGCGGCCACGTGTTGGCACATGCTGCCACCATCAGACTGATGCTGAGGAAAGGCAAAGGTGAACAGCGTGTCTGCAAGATCTTTGATGCCCCTAACCTTCCTGAGGGAGAAGCTATATCCTTTTGCTTTATCCATGTTTATGCTTGTCTTACTGATTGCTTTAATTTGGCAGGTCGCTAA
- the LOC133886730 gene encoding suppressor of mec-8 and unc-52 protein homolog 2-like, translating to MSSKKNYYKEKMMRRKEEKKVEQETPSYRDRAKERREDQNPDYEPTELGSFHAVAPPGTDLRLADAQKISIEKSKYLGGDLEHTHLVKGLDYALLHKVRSEIEKKPDADDEKDAKSRTTKEDKAVSFRTATAKSVYQWIIKPQSIVKANEMFLPGRMSFIYNVEDGLTNDIPTTLHRSKADCPVPEEMVTVSVDGSVLDRIAKIMSYLRLGSSGKVLKKKKKERDTKGKTNFASGDYDEPVRPSQTNGSALKNQSEKDMPPPPPRNNNFDGIEKHSVPIARTDDDDIFVGDGVDYSVPNKEMSQSPVSEDMEESPHNHQMQSYFTEPMYGPVPPSEPAQAWQPPNGYDAAQAQMVAAGYQGDWSGYVYAEQQLGYPEQYVQQSTHEYDVLADPSISQDPRFMTQADKDRGLGSVFKRDDQRLKQLREKDSREKDPNFVSDSYSECYPGYQEYNNEIAGSDDEDDLSKMDMGGRAKGRLHRWDFETEEEWAKYNDEKEAMPKAAFQFGVKMQDGRKTRKQNKDQKLTNDLHKINKILARKKGEKDGADDGGHYDDDLPNAKKQRG from the exons ATGTCGTCGAAGAAGAACTACTACAAGGAGAAGATGATGCGGCGAAA AGAGGAGAAAAAAGTAGAACAGGAGACACCGAGTTATCGAGATCGTGCTAAGGAGCGTCGTGAAGATCAAAACCCAGACTATGAACCTACAGAGCTTGGTTCATTTCATGCAGTGGCACCTCCTGGGACAGATTTGAG ACTGGCTGATGCACAAAAGATTTCAATTGAGAAAAGCAAATATCTTGGAG GTGACTTGGAGCATACACATCTGGTCAAAGGCTTGGACTATGCTCTACTTCACAAAGTACGAagtgaaattgaaaagaagcCTGATGCAGATGATGAGAAGGATGCAAAGTCAAG GACAACAAAAGAAGACAAGGCGGTCTCGTTCCGCACTGCTACTGCAAAA TCTGTCTACCAATGGATTATAAAGCCACAAAGCATAGTAAAGGCGAACGAGATGTTCCTTCCTGGTCGAATGTCATTTATTTACAATGTG GAAGATGGACTCACCAATGATATTCCAACAACTCTTCACAGGAGCAAAGCTGATTGCCCTGTTCCAGAG GAGATGGTTACTGTCAGTGTGGATGGCTCTGTACTTGACAGGATTGCTAAAATTATGTCATACCTTCGACTTGGATCATCAGGGAAAGtcttaaagaaaaagaaaaaggagagagataCAAAAG GGAAGACCAATTTTGCAAGCGGTGACTATGATGAGCCAGTAAGACCGTCTCAAACTAATGGTTCTGCTCTGAAAAATCAATCAGAAAAGGATATGCCACCACCACCCCCTCGGAACAATAATTTTGATGGAATCGAAAAACATTCTGTCCCTATTGCTAGAACAGATGATGATGACATCTTCGTTGGAGATGGAGTTGACTATTCTGTTCCTAACAAGGAAATGAGCCAGAGCCCTGTTTCTGAGGATATGGAAGAATCCCCACATAACCATCAGATGCAGTCCTATTTCACTGAACCTATGTATGGTCCTGTACCACCATCTGAACCTGCTCAGGCTTGGCAACCACCG AATGGGTATGATGCTGCTCAAGCCCAAATGGTAGCTGCTGGATATCAAGGCGACTGGTCAGGCTATGTGTATGCAGAACAGCAGTTGGGTTATCCAGAACAGTATGTGCAACAAAGTACCCACGAGTATGATGTGTTAGCTGACCCAAGCATATCCCAAGATCCAAGGTTCATGACTCAAGCAGATAAGGATCGGGGTTTAGGTTCTGTTTTCAAACGTGATGACCAAAGGCTTAAGCAGCTGAGGGAAAAGGATTCACGGGAGAAAGATCCAAATTTTGTTTCAGATAGTTACTCGGAATGTTATCCTGGCTATCAGGAATATAATAATGAGATTGCagggagtgatgatgaagatgatttaTCAAAGATGGATATGGGTGGACGG GCTAAGGGCCGTCTCCACAGGTGGGACTTTGAGACGGAAGAGGAGTGGGCGAAATACAACGACGAGAAAGAAGCCATGCCAAAGGCTGCATTTCAATTTGGGGTGAAGATGCAGGACGGCAGGAAGACCAGGAAGCAGAACAAGGACCAGAAGCTCACGAATGACCTCCACAAGATCAACAAGATCCTGGCCAGGAAGAAGGGCGAGAAAGATGGAGCAGACGATGGCGGCCATTACGATGACGATTTGCCTAACGCGAAGAAACAACGCGGCTGA
- the LOC133887532 gene encoding structure-specific endonuclease subunit slx1-like, which produces MSLTAAFRAAKTPRTLRSKPGEAAKKKAAPPWCVYLIASSRIPRTYVGVTTDFPRRLRQHNGELKGGAKAACAGRPWNLACLIEGFVSRSEACEFESRWKNISQKMARKRNEPRMKSVLQHREAALSRVETLMDCSHLNIKWHSS; this is translated from the exons ATGAGCCTCACGGCGGCCTTCCGGGCCGCGAAAACCCCCCGCACCCTTCGTTCCAAACCCGGCGAGGCCGCGAAGAAGAAGGCGGCGCCACCGTGGTGCGTCTACCTTATAGCCTCCTCCCGGATCCCTCGCACCTACGTTGGCGTCACCACCGACTTCCCTCGCCG CTTGCGACAACATAATGGCGAATTAAAAGGTGGTGCAAAAGCTGCCTGTGCTGGAAGGCCATGGAATCTCGCATGCCTTATTGAAGGCTTTGTTAGCAGAAGTGAAG CCTGTGAGTTTGAATCGAGATGGAAGAACATCTCTCAGAAAATGGCACGGAAAAGGAATGAGCCTAGAATGAAGTCAGTGTTGCAGCATCGAGAAGCGGCGTTGAGCAGAGTGGAGACCCTTATGGATTGTAGCCACCTAAATATCAAATGGCACTCAAGTTGA
- the LOC133887257 gene encoding uncharacterized protein LOC133887257 has translation MPREHHLLLPTGKATIVWSFEGRAYIVEVSGRDPLARRQFIYNTRRGGGGAQRRRWLRSVFLSFSATAGVVEEQVTRLLGTAGAVGREEHDGGLQEVRAGDARLQAECAVCLQDFRAEDALRAMPCSHAFHQDCTFRWLRISRVCPLCCHALPTQQQEDDEEEGKLPAVEQTGTRAAIIMYRDGSRKI, from the coding sequence ATGCCGCGAGAGCACCACTTGCTGCTTCCGACGGGCAAGGCAACCATCGTGTGGTCCTTCGAAGGACGGGCGTACATCGTGGAGGTGAGTGGAAGAGACCCGCTGGCGCGACGGCAGTTCATATATAACacccgacgaggaggaggaggagcccaaCGGCGCCGGTGGTTGAGGAGCGTGTTCCTCAGTTTCTCTGCCACTGCAGGCGTGGTTGAGGAGCAAGTTACTCGGCTCCTCGGCACTGCAGGTGCCGTGGGCAGGGAGGAGCACGATGGGGGCCTGCAGGAGGTGAGGGCCGGCGATGCGAGGTTGCAGGCGGAGTGCGCCGTGTGCCTGCAGGATTTCCGCGCGGAAGACGCGCTCAGGGCAATGCCCTGCTCCCACGCCTTCCACCAGGACTGCACCTTCCGTTGGCTCCGGATTAGCCGCGTCTGCCCTCTCTGCTGCCACGCACTGCCCACACAACagcaggaggacgacgaggaggagggaaAATTACCAGCAGTCGAGCAGACAGGTACCAGAGCGGCGATCATCATGTATAGAGATGGAAGCCGTAAGATATGA
- the LOC133886731 gene encoding meiotic recombination protein DMC1 homolog B-like isoform X1 produces MAPSRHVDEGGQLQLVEADRIEEEEECFESIDKLISQGINAGDVKKLQDAGIYTCNGLMMHTKKSLTGIKGLSEAKVEKICEAAEKLLNQGFITGSDLLLKRKSVVRITTGSQVLDELLGGGIETLCITEAFGEFRSGKTQLAHTLCVSTQLPIHMHGGNGKVAYIDTEGTFRPERIVPIAERFGMDANAVLDNIIYARAYTYEHQYNLLLGLAAKMSEEPFRLLIVDSVIALFRVDFSGRGELAERQQKLAQMLSRLTKIAEEFNVAVYITNQVISDPGGGMFITDPKKPAGGHVLAHAATIRLMLRKGKGEQRVCKIFDAPNLPEGEAISFCFIHVYACLTDCFNLAGR; encoded by the exons ATGGCGCCGTCCAGGCACGTCGACGAAGGCGGCCAGCTCCAGCTCGTGGAGGCCGATAggatcgaggaggaggaggagtgctTTGAGTCCATCGACAAGC TGATCTCTCAAGGGATAAACGCAGGAGATGTGAAGAAGCTGCAGGATGCGGGGATCTACACTTGCAATGGCCTCATGATGCATACCAAGAAG AGCCTTACAGGAATCAAGGGTTTATCTGAAGCAAAGGTTGAGAAGATCTGCGAGGCAGCTGAAAAACTTCTG AACCAGGGTTTCATAACAGGAAGTGATCTCCTTCTTAAG CGGAAGTCTGTTGTCCGGATTACCACTGGGAGCCAGGTGCTTGACGAGCTGCTTGGCG gaGGGATTGAAACACTTTGCATCACAGAGGCATTTGGAGAGTTTCG GTCAGGGAAGACCCAATTGGCTCATACTCTATGTGTCTCCACTCAG CTTCCAATCCACATGCATGGGGGGAATGGGAAGGTTGCCTACATTGACACTGAGGGAACATT CCGGCCTGAACGCATTGTGCCAATTGCTGAGAGATTTGGGATGGATGCCAACGCTGTTCTTGACAAT ATCATATATGCTCGTGCATACACCTATGAGCACCAGTACAACTTGCTCCTGGGCCTTGCTGCCAAGATGTCTGAAGAACCTTTCAGGCTTCTG ATTGTGGATTCTGTGATTGCACTATTCCGTGTTGATTTCAGTGGCAGGGGTGAACTTGCAGAGCGTCAG CAAAAACTAGCACAGATGCTATCCCGCCTTACTAAGATTGCTGAGGAGTTCAATGTTGCAGTGTACATCACCAACCAAG TGATTTCTGATCCAGGTGGTGGTATGTTCATAACTGATCCAAAGAAACCAGCAGGCGGCCACGTGTTGGCACATGCTGCCACCATCAGACTGATGCTGAGGAAAGGCAAAGGTGAACAGCGTGTCTGCAAGATCTTTGATGCCCCTAACCTTCCTGAGGGAGAAGCTATATCCTTTTGCTTTATCCATGTTTATGCTTGTCTTACTGATTGCTTTAATTTGGCAGGTCGCTAA